A single genomic interval of Neisseria leonii harbors:
- the speA gene encoding arginine decarboxylase → MTWTISDSASLYGIKHWGDGYFTVNQEGRVAVTPNRSSGVGVDLYGLIAELNERGHDLPMLFRFPDILQDRVLRLCRAFNRSIRKNDYQGRYTAIYPIKVNQQESVVKNIIVPKNDEVSIGLEAGSKPELMIVLAFAPKGGAIVCNGYKDREFIRLALMGQKLGHEVFIVIEKEAEVDLVIQESAKLGVTANIGLRVRLSSLASSKWADTGGEKGKFGLSAAQLLSAADKLKAAGLGGAVRLMHFHMGSQISNIADYRSGFKEAVRYFAELRTLGLPIDYVDVGGGLGVDYDGTHSRNTSSINYDIGEYSHTIISMLREYCDEYGIPHPHVFSESGRAMTAHHAVLVMNVTDVESLPEDVPGTGNTAEWSFATQKLAALLEKGIDSEMVTETYYRVGHYLAEVTENYIEGRVSLQEKALAEQIHAVLCRRMKTCLSADGRSQRQVYDDLNDKLADKYFCNFSVFQSLPDTWAIGQVLPIMPIHRLDEKPSRRAVLQDLTCDSDGKVSQYVDRQSIEPSMPVHALKTGEPYILGVFMVGAYQEILGDMHNLFGDTDSVNVYVRDDGTVEYGGMEEHDTIEDMLKYVHLEADEVINKFEEKTRWAKLKPAERKLFTAEFLHALKQSSYLSLEDEDGETA, encoded by the coding sequence ATGACTTGGACGATTTCCGATTCCGCATCTTTATACGGTATCAAACATTGGGGCGACGGCTATTTCACCGTCAATCAGGAAGGCCGCGTGGCCGTTACGCCCAACCGCAGCAGCGGTGTCGGGGTTGATCTCTACGGCCTGATTGCCGAATTGAACGAGCGCGGCCACGACCTGCCGATGCTGTTCCGTTTTCCCGATATTCTGCAAGACCGCGTATTGCGCCTGTGCCGCGCATTTAACCGCTCCATCCGCAAAAACGATTATCAGGGGCGCTACACCGCGATTTATCCGATTAAAGTCAATCAGCAGGAAAGCGTGGTCAAAAACATCATCGTACCCAAAAACGACGAAGTCTCCATCGGGCTGGAAGCGGGCAGCAAGCCCGAATTGATGATTGTGCTGGCCTTCGCCCCCAAAGGCGGCGCGATTGTGTGCAACGGCTACAAAGACCGCGAATTTATCCGTCTGGCACTGATGGGGCAGAAACTCGGCCACGAAGTGTTTATCGTGATCGAAAAAGAAGCCGAAGTGGATTTGGTGATACAGGAATCGGCCAAACTGGGCGTAACCGCCAATATCGGCCTGCGCGTGCGCCTCTCTTCACTCGCTTCCAGCAAATGGGCCGACACCGGCGGCGAAAAAGGCAAATTCGGCCTCTCCGCCGCCCAACTGCTCTCCGCCGCCGACAAACTCAAAGCGGCCGGCTTGGGCGGTGCCGTGCGCCTGATGCACTTTCACATGGGGTCGCAGATTTCCAATATCGCCGACTACCGCAGCGGCTTCAAAGAAGCCGTACGCTACTTTGCCGAGCTGCGCACCCTCGGTCTGCCGATCGATTATGTCGATGTCGGCGGCGGCTTGGGCGTGGATTACGACGGCACCCACTCGCGCAACACCAGCTCCATCAATTACGACATCGGCGAGTATTCGCACACCATCATCTCCATGTTGCGCGAATACTGCGACGAATACGGTATCCCCCACCCCCACGTCTTTTCCGAATCCGGCCGCGCCATGACCGCGCACCATGCCGTTTTAGTGATGAACGTAACCGATGTGGAAAGCCTGCCCGAAGACGTGCCCGGCACCGGCAACACGGCAGAATGGTCGTTTGCCACCCAAAAACTGGCCGCCCTGCTGGAAAAAGGCATCGACAGCGAAATGGTGACCGAAACCTACTACCGCGTCGGCCACTATCTGGCCGAAGTCACCGAAAACTACATCGAAGGGCGCGTTTCCTTGCAGGAAAAAGCACTGGCCGAACAGATACACGCCGTGTTGTGCCGCCGCATGAAAACCTGCCTGTCCGCCGACGGACGCAGCCAGCGGCAGGTATACGACGATTTGAACGACAAACTGGCCGACAAATACTTCTGCAATTTCAGCGTCTTCCAAAGCCTGCCCGACACCTGGGCCATCGGACAGGTTCTGCCGATTATGCCGATTCACCGTCTGGACGAAAAACCGTCCCGCCGCGCCGTGTTACAGGATTTGACCTGCGATTCAGACGGCAAAGTCAGCCAATACGTTGACCGCCAGAGCATCGAACCGAGTATGCCCGTTCACGCACTCAAAACGGGCGAGCCGTATATCTTGGGCGTATTTATGGTGGGCGCGTATCAGGAAATTCTGGGCGATATGCACAACCTCTTCGGCGACACCGACTCGGTCAATGTCTATGTCCGCGACGACGGCACTGTCGAATACGGCGGCATGGAAGAACACGACACCATCGAAGACATGCTCAAATATGTGCATCTGGAAGCCGACGAAGTCATCAACAAATTCGAAGAAAAAACCCGCTGGGCCAAACTCAAACCCGCCGAGCGCAAACTCTTCACCGCCGAATTTCTCCACGCACTCAAACAAAGCAGCTATCTGAGCTTGGAAGATGAAGACGGAGAAACCGCATAA
- a CDS encoding DUF711 family protein: MQDLTQKDLCRVRAVTAFTVLGADRAEWPQILGEAKRECDRLAAALAAGGYIVQSVRIVSNPFGEYLDTADAAAAGEGLAEIRRILGALNENGLRIRFAVGEARTPQEIALLPELIREYGDLCNACVNIGQDENGFLDNETILRCTEAVAEIARITPEGMGNFNFTVNFNCAPLIPYFPASYHRAGAGKCLVLGLETPDLLVAALQNLNGQPQEQAAFFQTAFTAMRNALQHHVDAVQALVSAHELGAGWHYAGMDTSAAPSKNCASMVDVYRGLRVPYFGAAGTVEASALLTRVFKSLAGVQMQGFSGLMLAVTEDEGLAEATRADRFDIRALLTYSSVCGIGLDTVPIAGDTPPQKIAALMRDTGTMAFRLNKPLTVRLFPVPGLKAGDETRFDSSDLCNCAVLAVP; the protein is encoded by the coding sequence ATGCAGGATTTGACACAAAAAGATTTATGCCGCGTGCGCGCGGTAACGGCGTTTACTGTGCTTGGAGCCGACCGTGCCGAATGGCCGCAGATTCTGGGTGAAGCCAAGCGCGAATGCGACCGATTGGCGGCCGCGCTGGCGGCGGGCGGCTACATTGTGCAGTCGGTGCGCATCGTCAGCAATCCGTTCGGCGAATATCTGGATACCGCCGATGCGGCGGCGGCCGGTGAAGGTTTGGCCGAAATCCGGCGCATTTTGGGCGCCCTCAACGAAAACGGTCTGCGTATCCGTTTTGCCGTGGGCGAAGCGCGCACACCGCAGGAAATCGCCCTGCTGCCCGAACTGATCCGCGAATACGGCGATTTGTGCAACGCCTGTGTCAATATCGGGCAGGACGAAAACGGTTTTCTCGACAATGAAACCATCTTGCGCTGCACCGAAGCCGTGGCTGAAATCGCCCGCATCACGCCCGAGGGCATGGGCAACTTTAATTTCACCGTCAATTTTAACTGTGCGCCGCTGATTCCGTATTTCCCCGCATCCTACCATCGCGCCGGCGCGGGTAAATGTCTGGTGCTCGGCTTGGAAACCCCCGACTTGCTGGTGGCTGCGCTGCAAAACCTGAACGGGCAGCCGCAAGAGCAGGCGGCCTTTTTTCAGACGGCCTTTACGGCCATGCGCAACGCCTTGCAGCATCATGTTGATGCGGTGCAGGCTTTGGTGTCGGCGCATGAATTGGGTGCGGGCTGGCATTATGCGGGCATGGACACTTCGGCTGCGCCGTCGAAAAACTGTGCCTCTATGGTAGATGTGTATCGCGGGCTGCGCGTACCGTATTTCGGCGCGGCGGGGACAGTAGAAGCTTCCGCACTGCTCACGCGCGTGTTCAAATCACTTGCCGGTGTGCAGATGCAGGGCTTTTCCGGCCTGATGCTGGCGGTTACCGAAGACGAAGGTTTGGCCGAAGCCACCCGCGCCGACCGGTTCGATATCCGCGCGCTGCTCACTTACAGCAGCGTATGCGGCATCGGTTTGGACACCGTCCCCATTGCGGGCGACACCCCGCCGCAGAAAATCGCCGCCCTGATGCGGGATACCGGAACGATGGCTTTCCGCCTCAACAAACCGCTGACCGTGCGCCTGTTCCCCGTCCCCGGCCTGAAAGCGGGCGACGAAACGCGTTTTGACAGCAGCGATTTGTGCAATTGTGCGGTTTTGGCCGTACCGTAA